The sequence AATTGTCAGTGGCTTATGGTTCTAATGATTTTATAGAGTTCTTAATGGCGCTAATTTGGGAGGAGAACTGGGTGAAAACTTGGGAATGTTTGCTTCAATACGGGCTATGTAAGTTGTACTCGCTCACTCTCTCTCTGGTTGAACTTGATGTGTGTTTACGTGCGTGAGGTTGTTGGTTTGTTATAtcttttgattcaagttattTTTTCATTCACTGGCATTAAAATCCTTTACATTGTTCTTCATTTCAAGATAAAACTGGCAAAATGGGAGTGATATGCAAGAGGGGACGATTGCGAGTAGATTTTTCTGTTTGAAGTTCACTGCATGTTTTTTTACATGAAGTTATTTACTTTGGATGATAGTGTGGGGTGCCAAGCTCATTCTAGATGGTGTTCGACATGGTTCATTAGGATGATAATCAATTTGACAATGTGACTTGTTTCAATTGTGCATGTGTGCGCCGCATATAGAATGCAAACTGTCGGGGAATGATCGTAGAATACTTGCCTCACATCATAATATGTAGCTGaccttatgttttttttatacatttgtGGATTATTGACATTGGTGTTTGTGTGCAGAGATCTAAGCAACAATCATATCGGAGGAAGTATTCCATCCAATTTACCTGCCACCCTGCGCAGCTTGTATGTTCAACCTCTTTATGGAATTATAATGTTGTACTGCAAATAATTAAATACAAGCCCGAGACTGCTGAAATATTTCTACCTGTTGTGCTCACATCCTTGTGCAAAAGATTTGATAGTCTTTACCTTTGACAGTTTTCTTTCAGCTAACCAATTTACCGGAAGCATCCCAGATACTGTAGCCTCGTTAACTGTGCTCACAGCAATGTAAGTCATCAATTTGCTAGCTTTTGGTACAGCGCAGCAGCTCCCAGTTTTTTATATGATTGTTTCTAAGTTATGCTATTTCGCCAATCAGGTCTCTTAATAATAATCAATTAACCGGAGAAATACCAGATTCCTTCCAAGGCATTCCAGGGTTGACCAACTTGTAGGTTCTTAGTCTGAACTTTTTGGAATTATACTTTCCGGACTACTATTGTTGTCTGTTAGTGGCTGATATACATACTGTTCGCAGAGATTTTTCCGGTAACAATTTGAGCGGCCAACTGCCACCCTCTCTAAGAAGCCTAATAACCCTGACCACTCTGTGAGTATCTTGTGTCTGAGGTTTTTCAATAAGCATACTTTATCTCGATGAGTTGAGCTAACTCCTCTATTGGCAGACATTTGCAGAACAATCTGCTGTCTGGAACCCTCGACGTTTTGCAGGATCTTCCCCTAAGTGACTTGTAATCCTCTAAACAGTTCATTTTATTTGTCATATACAGTACTCAGAAGTTTATAGTATTATCTTGCCTTCTGATTAGGTCTGCTGTTTCTCTCCCATCGTAAATGATTTTCTGCCTTGTTGAACAGGAATATAGAGAACAACCTTTTTGCTGGACCCATACCTGAAAAGTTGCTCAGCATCCCGAATTTCAAGTGCGGTTTCATACACTGTAGACTTATCGTTAAATGAAGCATTAAGTTTTATTGTTATCAAGGAAAGAGATTCTCCACATAGCTAATTCTTATATTTGTAATGCAGAAAAGATGGGAATCCATTCAATTCTTCTCTTGCTCCAGTCGCTTCACCAACATCCCCGTTGACTCCACCCACATCCACGTCGAGCCCGCCAGCACCTCCACTGCCATTTTGGGGACCACCTACTGGGAAAACACCTGGCAGAAGTCCTCCAAAAAATGGGACGGTTGATGGaccatcttcacaagatacatcaAATTCTGGAAAGCAGAAGAAATTTCTAACTAAGAAAAGGGTGGTTGGAATATCAATTGGAGGGGCTTTagtgtttattatttttatactaGCGATTCTGTTTTTTATGCCAAGACGTAGTAGACGAGGAGAAGAGGCTGACGGAATTTCCAAGCAGCATCAAATAGGTGCATATACAGGTGACAGGGAAAACCCTCCCAGGGACAATGGGTCCTTGGTGGTTCTACCGGCCAATCCAATACAGAAAGGTAACTTCTCTCACTTTTTTCTtcagtttaatttctttttcagCCGTCCAATTTTATTCATCTTATTCTAAGAAACTCACTAAAATCTTGGTGAACAGTTCCAAAAGAAGCAGTTGTGACGCCCAAAGAGGATAATGAACCAGAAACCAGAAGAACATGGGCAATTCCAAAGCCAAATGACGAGCAAGATAGAAAGGTACATAAAATTGCTGCAGCACCAAAGCGAGAGGATAGTTTGAGTGCACTTGATTTGTATTCAATGcctgctcctcctcctcctccacgtCCCCCTCCTCCACCACCGCCTGTTCCGAAGGTCATTGTGAAGCCAATTGTGCCTACGGAACTGCCTACACAGAAGCCTGCCACCAAAAGTCCAAACCGTACAATTTCTGCAAAGCGGTTTACCATTGCTTCCCTTCAGCAACATACAAACAGCTTTTCTCCGGATAACCTTCTAGGATCAGGCATGCTGGGAAGTGTCTATAGGGCACAGCTACCTAGCGGAAAGGTCTGTGTCTTTATGATGGGTTTTGCTTTTATTGCATATACCTAATGGCTGAGTCGTTGAATGAAATTTAT is a genomic window of Malus domestica chromosome 09, GDT2T_hap1 containing:
- the LOC103419812 gene encoding protein STRUBBELIG-RECEPTOR FAMILY 3-like, which produces MGRKRSVLEHKSLKIYAEVSVGLLLIYFAQVSLGATSSSDVAAINNLHAALGTPVLPGWTSAGGDPCGDAWQGVQCNDSVILGIVLNGANLGGELGENLGMFASIRAIDLSNNHIGGSIPSNLPATLRSFFLSANQFTGSIPDTVASLTVLTAMSLNNNQLTGEIPDSFQGIPGLTNLDFSGNNLSGQLPPSLRSLITLTTLHLQNNLLSGTLDVLQDLPLSDLNIENNLFAGPIPEKLLSIPNFKKDGNPFNSSLAPVASPTSPLTPPTSTSSPPAPPLPFWGPPTGKTPGRSPPKNGTVDGPSSQDTSNSGKQKKFLTKKRVVGISIGGALVFIIFILAILFFMPRRSRRGEEADGISKQHQIGAYTGDRENPPRDNGSLVVLPANPIQKVPKEAVVTPKEDNEPETRRTWAIPKPNDEQDRKVHKIAAAPKREDSLSALDLYSMPAPPPPPRPPPPPPPVPKVIVKPIVPTELPTQKPATKSPNRTISAKRFTIASLQQHTNSFSPDNLLGSGMLGSVYRAQLPSGKLLAVKKLDKRASSQQKEDEFLDLVNSIDRIRHANVVELMGYCAEHGQRLLIYEYCSNGSLHDALHIDDEFKKKLPWNARIRMALEAARALEYLHEVCQPPIVHRNFKAANLLLDDDLSVRVSDCGLAPLISSGSVSQLSGQLLSAYGYGAPEFESGIYTHQSDVYSFGVVMLELLTGRKSHDSTRNRGEQFLVRWATTQLHDIDALSRMVDPSLNGQYPTKSLSHFADIISRCIQWEPEFRPPMSGVVQDLLDMIRREPNGSGSSEDSLL